One genomic window of Ficedula albicollis isolate OC2 chromosome 18, FicAlb1.5, whole genome shotgun sequence includes the following:
- the ARMC7 gene encoding armadillo repeat-containing protein 7, with the protein MELGRLEYLQALVTEFQVTDSTEAKEQVLANLANFAYDPSNYEYLRQLQVLDLFLDMLTEDNESLVEFAMGGLCNLCLDKTNKEYILEANGVEPIINCLSSSNEETVVSAVSTLMFLTTPRSRAQTTALPVVECMLRFSLSANRRLSNLASIFLQDYCTAPQLEEARNLSKHTAVGIPLPKD; encoded by the exons ATGGAACTGGGTCGGCTGGAGTACCTGCAGGCGCTTGTCACCGAGTTCCAGGTGACGGACAGCACAG AGGCCAAGGAGCAGGTGCTGGCCAACCTGGCCAACTTCGCCTACGATCCCAGCAACTACGAGTACCTCcggcagctgcaggtgctggacCTGTTCCTCGATATGCTCACCGAGGACAACGAGAGCCTGGTGGAGTTTGCCATGG GTGGTCTCTGCAATCTGTGCTTggataaaacaaacaaagagtACATCCTGGAGGCCAACGGGGTGGAGCCCATCATCAACTGCCTGTCCAGCTCCAACGAGGAGACCGTGGTGTCGGCCGTGAGCACGCTGATGTTCCTGACGACGCCGCGGTCGCGCGCGCAGACCACGGCGCTGCCCGTGGTGGAGTGCATGCTGCGCTTCTCGCTCTCGGCCAACAGGCGCCTCAGCAACCTGGCATCCATCTTCCTGCAGGACTACTGCACTGCTCCCCAGCTGGAGGAGGCCAGGAACCTCAGCAAGCACACGGCAGTGGGGATCCCTCTGCCCAAGGACTGA
- the SLC16A5 gene encoding monocarboxylate transporter 6 produces MSQGEAAGRGAAKPQDQGWAWMVLLAAVVLQGLTLGFPCCIGVFFTDLQHEFQASNSQTSWFPSIMVAVLHGGGPLCSILVKRFGCRFVVMLGGLLSGLGMVSSSFCQSISQLYLTAGLITGLGSCFSFQAGVTTLGYYFVRWRTLANAVASTGVSLGFTLWPLLSQYLLEKMGWRNTFLIFGGILLNCCVCGAIMRPIQLASESLLESAKPEEEPGSKAEEAQLSNGESPHHHTLQQHTTRTKCFQMLQKYLAFDIFWQNKGYQIYTIGVTWMMMGFALPHVYLVPYAIHNGVEEHKAALLISIIGLINIFIRPVTGLLSGHRVFSGRRIYLFSLAALLCGLSNFICVISAQFSVLILYCVILSIAMSGVGALTFQVLMDVVEMDRFSSALGLFTVLESITLLIGPPLTGFLVDITSDYHYVFYNSSFFMISAALFMGLSFCALEKKNKLREASKACLDNPSRYQYSETSTEPKAESQPPPVIQYITSI; encoded by the exons ATGTCccaaggagaagcagcaggacgCGGCGCTGCCAAGCCCCAGGACCAGGGCTGGGCAtggatggtgctgctggctgcagtggtgctgcaggggctgaCGCTGGGCTTCCCCTGCTGCATTGGTGTCTTCTTCACGGACCTCCAGCACGAGTTCCAGGCCAGCAACAGCCAGACATCGTGGTTCCCATCCATCATGGTGGCCGTGCTGCATGGAGGGG GGCccctctgcagcatcctggtGAAGCGCTTTGGCTGCAGGTTTGTGGTGATGCTGGGTGGGCTGCTCAGCGGGCTGGGAATGGTgtccagctccttctgccagTCCATCAGCCAGCTGTACCTCACAGCTGGCCTCATCACTG GTCTGGGATCATGTTTCAGCTTCCAGGCAGGAGTGACTACGCTGGGCTACTACTTTGTACGGTGGCGAACACTGGCCAACGCCGTGGCCTCCACTGGTGTCTCCCTCGGTTTCACACTGTGGCCACTGCTGTCTCAATACTTGCTGGAGAAGATGGGCTGGAGAAACACCTTCCTCATCTTTGGAGGAATACTACTGAACTGTTGTGTTTGTGGAGCCATCATGAGACCCATTCAGCTGGCATCAGAGTCACTTCTAGAGTCTGCCAAGCCTGAAGAGGAGCCAGGGAGCAAAGCAGAAGAGGCACAGCTGTCCAATGGAGAATCTCCTCACCACCACACACTCCAGCAGCACACCACAAGGACAAAATGCTTCCAGATGCTGCAGAAATACCTGGCTTTTGACATCTTCTGGCAAAACAAAGGTTACCAGATTTACACTATTGGAGTGACCTGGATGATGATGGGGTTTGCCTTACCCCATGTCTACCTTGTGCCTTATGCCATCCACAACGGGGTGGAGGAGCACAAGGCAGCCCTCCTCATCTCCATCATCGGCCTCATCAACATCTTCATCCGCCCtgtcacagggctgctctcaggaCACAGAGTCTTCTCAGGGAGGCGCATCTACTTGTTCAGCCTGGCCGCGCTGCTCTGCGGGCTCAGCAACTTCATCTGTGTCATTTCAGCCCAGTTCAGTGTGCTCATCCTCTACTGCGTCATCCTCAGCATAGCCATGAGCGGTGTCGGGGCGCTCACCTTCCAGGTGCTGATGGATGTGGTGGAGATGGACAGGTTCTCCAGCGCTCTAGGGCTCTTCACCGTCCTAGAGAGCATCACCCTCCTCATCGGGCCCCCGCTCACAG GTTTCCTGGTAGACATAACCAGCGATTACCACTATGTCTTCTACAACTCCAGCTTCTTCATGATATCTGCTGCATTATTTATGGGGCTCAGCTTctgtgctctggaaaaaaaaaacaaattgagaGAGGCTTCCAAAGCATGTTTGGACAATCCCTCCAGATATCAATACAGTGAAACATCAACAGAACCAAAGGCTGAAAGTCAACCTCCTCCAGTAATTCAGTACATCACGAgcatatga